Proteins encoded in a region of the Marinobacter arenosus genome:
- a CDS encoding SDR family NAD(P)-dependent oxidoreductase translates to MKRVEGKVAAVTRGFHGIGAAAVTRLAEEGASVAILDCLDKEGEALARKLVARGYTAH, encoded by the coding sequence ATGAAACGGGTGGAAGGGAAAGTAGCCGCCGTTACGAGAGGATTCCATGGTATTGGTGCCGCCGCGGTGACTCGATTGGCAGAAGAGGGCGCCAGTGTTGCCATCCTCGATTGCCTCGATAAAGAAGGGGAGGCACTGGCCCGGAAACTCGTGGCACGGGGCTATACCGCCCACTGA
- a CDS encoding PilZ domain-containing protein, translating to MEHRLSKRVQGKLGLLVYKRGMPVATGQIRDASSRGLFIATDYSDVQLNQTLEIEFRFPEREERHFRRLKAHVVRKSDKGLGVDFDGVENDTFTISSLLHWLKQHHRSVEYFSVRESQVY from the coding sequence ATGGAACACAGACTCAGCAAACGCGTTCAGGGCAAGTTAGGGCTTCTCGTGTACAAAAGGGGCATGCCAGTGGCGACCGGCCAGATTCGGGATGCTTCCAGCCGTGGGCTTTTCATTGCTACCGACTACTCCGATGTTCAGTTAAACCAGACACTGGAGATTGAGTTCCGTTTTCCGGAGAGGGAGGAACGGCATTTCCGGCGGCTGAAGGCCCATGTTGTGAGGAAGTCGGACAAGGGTCTGGGTGTGGACTTTGACGGCGTAGAGAACGACACGTTTACCATCTCCTCGCTGCTGCATTGGCTGAAACAGCATCACCGGTCCGTGGAGTATTTTTCGGTCCGCGAGAGCCAGGTGTACTGA
- the malQ gene encoding 4-alpha-glucanotransferase: protein MTQGSAGTDLFNIRKAGVLLHPTCLPGEWGVLGQSARRFLDFLASAGIRVWQTLPIGPTHSDLSPYQSLSAHAGNPDFIDLEELIASGLLSAEDLGLAGMEMGRRSCFERAAARFFERAEASPDNAVHQAYQDYVATNDYWLDDFTLFNAIREAYPGLNWLQWPTELRDRHRAALAEFARQAVSTVQRVRFEQFLFHTQWQALRHYAHERDICLFGDIPIFVAHDSADVWANREGFKLDAEGQSTVVAGVPPDYFSPDGQHWGNPLYDWEAMAGDGYQWWLQRLDSQRHLFDLIRIDHFRGLEAYWEIPAHDPQPRHGHWVAGPGRAFLEACFGTFPELPLVAENLGIISEEVEQLRRAFHLPGMTVLQFGFDGNPDNPHLTHNHEPHNLVYTGTHDNDTTLGWYTSLDDSTRNYVNHYLGTTGDNMPWPVIQAAFGSVSSIAIVPMQDLLGLGSEARFNTPGTTQNNWLWKLNWCEVPAGLAGSVRDLAGLYGRLI, encoded by the coding sequence ATGACCCAGGGTTCAGCGGGAACAGACCTGTTCAATATCCGCAAGGCCGGCGTTTTGCTTCACCCCACCTGCTTGCCTGGCGAATGGGGTGTTCTGGGGCAGAGTGCCCGCAGGTTTCTGGATTTCCTGGCCAGCGCTGGCATCCGCGTGTGGCAGACACTGCCCATCGGACCCACGCATTCCGACCTTTCCCCTTACCAGTCGTTGTCAGCGCACGCGGGAAACCCGGATTTTATTGATCTGGAGGAGCTGATCGCCTCCGGCCTTCTGAGCGCGGAGGATCTGGGTCTGGCCGGGATGGAGATGGGACGGCGATCCTGCTTTGAGCGCGCCGCCGCGCGGTTTTTCGAACGGGCGGAGGCCTCGCCGGATAACGCGGTGCATCAGGCTTACCAGGACTATGTTGCAACCAATGACTACTGGTTGGATGATTTCACGCTGTTCAACGCCATACGGGAGGCGTACCCGGGACTGAACTGGCTACAGTGGCCGACAGAACTGCGTGACCGACACCGGGCGGCGTTGGCGGAATTCGCCCGGCAGGCTGTATCCACGGTGCAGCGCGTTCGGTTCGAGCAGTTCCTGTTCCATACCCAATGGCAGGCGCTTCGGCACTATGCCCACGAACGGGACATTTGCCTGTTTGGCGATATTCCGATTTTTGTCGCCCATGACAGTGCCGACGTCTGGGCCAACCGCGAGGGGTTCAAGCTGGACGCCGAGGGGCAGTCGACCGTGGTTGCCGGCGTTCCACCGGACTATTTTTCGCCCGATGGCCAGCATTGGGGGAACCCCCTGTATGACTGGGAGGCGATGGCTGGCGACGGGTATCAGTGGTGGCTGCAACGCCTGGACAGTCAGCGGCACCTCTTTGACCTTATCCGCATCGATCACTTCCGCGGGCTTGAAGCCTATTGGGAGATTCCGGCGCACGATCCTCAGCCCCGGCACGGCCATTGGGTAGCCGGGCCTGGGAGGGCCTTTCTGGAAGCGTGTTTTGGCACGTTTCCCGAGCTTCCCCTGGTCGCAGAGAACCTGGGCATCATCAGCGAGGAGGTGGAGCAGCTCAGGCGCGCGTTCCACCTGCCGGGGATGACCGTTCTCCAGTTCGGATTCGACGGCAACCCCGATAACCCGCACCTGACCCACAATCACGAGCCGCACAACCTCGTGTACACCGGGACGCATGATAACGACACAACGCTCGGGTGGTACACCAGTCTGGACGACAGCACCCGCAATTACGTCAACCATTATCTTGGCACCACCGGGGACAACATGCCCTGGCCGGTCATACAGGCCGCGTTTGGCTCGGTGTCGAGCATCGCGATCGTGCCGATGCAGGACCTGCTCGGGCTGGGCTCGGAGGCGCGCTTCAACACGCCGGGAACCACGCAAAACAATTGGTTATGGAAACTGAATTGGTGTGAGGTACCGGCCGGTCTCGCAGGTAGTGTTCGGGATCTTGCGGGGCTCTACGGAAGATTAATCTGA